The following is a genomic window from Gadus morhua chromosome 23, gadMor3.0, whole genome shotgun sequence.
TGCTGTATTTATAccctcccctgctcctcagCGTCCTTGAGACCTAGTGCTACAATAATACTATGGTTTTAGGGCTGAATACATTACAATTGTTTGTTCTCCGTCACAGATCTGCAGGTGAAAGTGGTCGTTCTTGACAGGGACAAGCCTACCTGGCTAGACCTGGAATGTCACAGTATTTGTGATATCACTACCACCTCCTACAAGTGGTTCAGGAATGGAGAGAATGCAGGAACAGCACGCACAAAAGGAACAGGAAGGTACTACAGTGGACGATTCAAGGACGACAGGGCCATTCTTAACTCTGAAGACAGCTATGCATGTGCTGTTAAAGGATTTGAAAGTTTTCCCACTCCTTCAGTGTGTAAGTCAACTCCACAGTATGTTATCTTATTGACCACTAGGGCCAAGAACTACGTGTTAAACTGTTAGTAATTCATATAATATTGGAATGTATCTTAACAGatgctccaaagaccccctcagtgaccgtgagtccctctggtgaagtagaggagggcagttcagtgactctgagctgcagcagtgatgctaACCCAGCAGCTAAGTTCACCTGGTTCAAGGAACATGATGACTCAGTGAAAGGATCAGGACAGAACTACACCATCACTAATATCAAATCTGAGCTTGGAGGAAACTATTACTGCCAAGCACATAATGCAATCGGACATCATAACTCCACCTGGTCGTCCGTTAATGTGAAAGGTAAAGGTTGTTTTCAAAATAATCCTCATTGTTCATAGAAAAACACAAGGCATTGTAAATGTAAAGAGGCATTTGCATATCAATAAGAATCTTTGATTTCTTGTATTTATATAGTTTAGGGGACAGAAACtacaatatttttttcataaatagaCATTGCTTCTGGTACCGGTGTATATCCTCCTTATGGTCAATTCAAACAAATGAATAATTTTCCAACTGTTAAATCTGGTCCATATTTTCCAGAGagatcctcatcctcatcatcatcatcacccccatcaccatcaGTGATAACAGCCGCAACTCTAGGAGCTGTTCTAGTCTTCCTGGCCACCGtactcttcctcatcttcctctggtTGAGGTGAGATATTCTCTCTATCATTAGACATGCATTCACTTCTTGTTTTAACTCGTCTTCTCTTTCCAGAAGAAGGAGGGCCTCCAGAAACGCACGTGaccagggaggaaggccagataccACAGAAGAGGTGAGAAACAGGAAGCCATTTGACCAACACATCCTTTACCAACACAGTGGAACACAGGTGAAACCTATACTTCGAGAGTTGAATTGAAAAagtgagaaagaaaggaaaCCGGTTGTGTTtggggctgctgctgggacACAGTAAATGGTGGTGGGGCTTCTTTGTTCTTC
Proteins encoded in this region:
- the LOC115537137 gene encoding sialic acid-binding Ig-like lectin 14, with protein sequence MILQSAASGFLAFLLLIPALQGKTDWKVTYTSSHICASKGSTVDINCNYEYPANKSKSQSSPINLESLWFTKIDRNYPVNIEKETDYKGRVEYSCGEDRCIRSGCSGVCTLRIKDLKPSDSAEYKLWILTAQTDWGYTGSPGVNLTVTDLQVKVVVLDRDKPTWLDLECHSICDITTTSYKWFRNGENAGTARTKGTGRYYSGRFKDDRAILNSEDSYACAVKGFESFPTPSVYAPKTPSVTVSPSGEVEEGSSVTLSCSSDANPAAKFTWFKEHDDSVKGSGQNYTITNIKSELGGNYYCQAHNAIGHHNSTWSSVNVKERSSSSSSSSPPSPSVITAATLGAVLVFLATVLFLIFLWLRRRRASRNARDQGGRPDTTEEGEPREQQYSFINFPRSETQEVPPHQSAGSHVQSHPTEQVLYSAVQFQRSNAVAEDCDQTESGETSEMYSTVQKKPSV